CAGTGGCCGGCCGACGTCGTCGAGTACTTCGGCGAGGACGGCGACGAGTGCCAGATGGCCTTCCACTTCCCCGTCATGCCGCGGCTGTTCATGGCCGTCCGGCGCGAGCAGCGCTTCCCCATCTCGGAGATCATGGCGCAGACGCCGGCCATCCCGGACAACTGCCAGTGGGGCGTCTTCCTGCGCAACCACGACGAGCTGACCCTGGAGATGGTCACCGACGAGGAGCGCGACTACATGTGGGGGGAGTACGCGAAGGACCCCCGCATGAAGGCCAACATCGGCATCCGCCGCCGGCTGGCGCCGCTGCTGGACAACGACATGGACACCCTGGAGCTGTTCAACGCGCTGCTGCTGAGCCTGCCCGGGTCACCGGTCCTGTACTACGGCGACGAGATCGCCATGGGCGACAACATCTGGCTCGGTGACCGCGACGGCGTCCGCACCCCCATGCAGTGGACGCCGGACCGCAACGGCGGCTTCTCCACCGCCGACCCGCAGCGGATGAACCTGCCGCTCAACCAGGACCCGGTCTACGGCTACCAGGTCACCAACGTCGAGTCCCAGCTGCGCAACACCAACTCGATGCTGCACTGGTTGCGCCAGATGATCCACGTCCGCAAGCAGCACCCCACCTTCGGGCTGGGCAGCTTCGGGGAGATCGGCTCGCGCAACCCGACGGTGCTGTCCTTCGTCCGCGAGTTCGGCGACGACGTGGTGCTGTGCGTCAACAACCTGTCCCGCTTCCCTCAGCCGGTGGAGCTGGACCTGCGCCGCTTCGAGGGCTACACCCCGGTCGAGCTGACCGGCCGGGTGGACTTCCCGCAGATCGGCGTGCTGCCCTACATGCTCACGCTCTCCGGCCACGGCTTCTACTGGTTCGAGCTGGCCAAGCCGGCCGCGCCGGTGGAGGAGCCGGCCGCGACCGACGACACCGCCGTCGCCGAGTCCCTGCTGGCCGCCGGCCTCGTCGGCACCGGTGAGGAACCGCCCGCCGGCGACACCACCGACACGGGGGGACCCCGATGACCGCGCTGACCGGACTGTTCCGGGACTGGATCCCCTCCCAACGCTGGTTCGGCGGCAAGGGCCGGGAGTGGGCCGGCGTGGACGAGGAGAGCTTCTTCCTCGACCGCTCCCACCCGGTCCTGTCCATCCACCGGGTGACGGTCACGTACGCCGACGGCGGCACCGACACCTACCTGGTGCCGCTGTCGTGGCGCGACCACCCCGTCGACGAGCTGGCCGCGGCACTGATCGGGACGGTGCCGCACGAGAACGGCGAGAACTACGCCTACGACGCCATGCGCGACCGGGAGGCGACCGCCACCTGGCTCACCCACCTCGCCGAGGGGGCGTCGGTGGGCCCGATGCGCTTCGTCCCCGGCGAGAGCGCGCAGATCCCGGTCGGGCTGCCCGGCGACATCGTCTCCACCGAGCAGAGCAACACCTCGCTGGTCTACGGGCAGGAGGCGATCCTCAAGCTGTTCCGCCGGCTCGAGCCCGGCCTCAACCCCGACGTCGAGGTGCACGACGCGCTGCGCCGGACCGACAACCCGCACATCGCGCCGCTGCTCGGGCACGCCGAGATCGACCACGACCGGGACGCCGACACCCCGCCGGCGACGGTCCTCATGCTGCAGCGGTTCGTGCCCAACGCCAGTGACGGGT
This window of the Geodermatophilus sp. DSM 44513 genome carries:
- the treS gene encoding maltose alpha-D-glucosyltransferase, whose translation is MTVPVPDLPARRSPGTASALPAPGTDPEWYKRALFYEVLVRGFADSNADGIGDLRGMIDKLDYLQWLGVDCLWLPPFFASPLRDGGYDVSDYTAVLPEFGDIEDFTEFLAAAHARGMRVIIDFVMNHTSDQHPWFQASRSDPEGPYGDFYVWSDDDTRYADARIIFVDTESSNWTFDPVRKQYFWHRFFSHQPDLNFENPRVQEAIVDALRFWLDLGIDGFRLDAVPYLFEEEGTNCENLPRTHEFLKHVRKVVDADYPDTVLLCEANQWPADVVEYFGEDGDECQMAFHFPVMPRLFMAVRREQRFPISEIMAQTPAIPDNCQWGVFLRNHDELTLEMVTDEERDYMWGEYAKDPRMKANIGIRRRLAPLLDNDMDTLELFNALLLSLPGSPVLYYGDEIAMGDNIWLGDRDGVRTPMQWTPDRNGGFSTADPQRMNLPLNQDPVYGYQVTNVESQLRNTNSMLHWLRQMIHVRKQHPTFGLGSFGEIGSRNPTVLSFVREFGDDVVLCVNNLSRFPQPVELDLRRFEGYTPVELTGRVDFPQIGVLPYMLTLSGHGFYWFELAKPAAPVEEPAATDDTAVAESLLAAGLVGTGEEPPAGDTTDTGGPR